The following proteins are encoded in a genomic region of Ignisphaera cupida:
- the dcd gene encoding dCTP deaminase, which yields MILSDFDLINYIKSERLKIIPFSDDIVRENGLDLRIGDEICVLSEINDVLDPYDPYVNITKFYRCFKADEFIFEPRKIYLATTVEYVKVPPELMAFVELRSTFARMGLSIPPTIIDGGFEGQITIEIHTSTFPIKIKKNTRFLHVVFSKVTTPIQKPYAGRYQGQKGVNLPKLPVQ from the coding sequence ATGATACTTTCTGACTTTGATTTAATTAATTACATAAAGAGTGAGAGATTAAAGATAATACCTTTTTCAGATGATATTGTTAGGGAAAATGGTTTAGATTTAAGAATTGGAGACGAAATATGTGTACTAAGTGAAATTAATGATGTTTTAGATCCTTATGATCCTTATGTTAATATAACTAAATTTTATAGATGCTTTAAAGCTGATGAATTTATTTTTGAGCCGAGAAAAATATACCTGGCTACAACTGTTGAATATGTAAAAGTTCCTCCAGAGCTCATGGCATTTGTGGAACTTAGATCAACATTTGCTAGAATGGGTTTATCAATACCACCCACAATAATTGATGGAGGATTTGAGGGCCAGATAACAATAGAGATACATACATCAACATTTCCAATTAAAATTAAAAAGAATACCAGGTTCCTTCATGTAGTATTTTCAAAAGTTACAACACCTATTCAGAAGCCATATGCAGGCAGATACCAAGGGCAAAAAGGTGTTAATTTACCAAAGCTACCTGTGCAATAA
- a CDS encoding TIGR00296 family protein produces the protein MSQSDVILPSELSIEDGVYLVRLARKAIEEYIKKGIKMEPDKLIDKKFMRRGMAFVTIERIVGTSEKELRGCIGFLQPISSLARIVIESAIAAATEDPRFPPLKEEELENIVIEVSILSPPMLTKNPMKDIIIGKHGIIISRGWNTGTLLPQVPIDYCWDVETFLAEGCLKAGLEPDCWYDNKTKIFIYEGRIFYEEKPYGDIKERDLASELSKKCKY, from the coding sequence ATGAGCCAAAGTGATGTAATTTTACCTAGTGAATTATCAATTGAGGATGGAGTATATTTAGTTAGACTAGCCAGAAAAGCAATAGAAGAATATATAAAAAAAGGCATCAAAATGGAACCTGATAAGCTAATTGATAAAAAGTTCATGAGACGTGGAATGGCTTTCGTAACTATAGAAAGAATTGTAGGAACAAGTGAGAAGGAGCTTAGAGGATGCATAGGATTTTTACAACCCATTTCATCATTAGCAAGAATAGTTATAGAATCTGCTATTGCAGCAGCAACTGAGGATCCACGTTTTCCTCCATTAAAAGAGGAGGAGCTTGAGAATATAGTTATAGAAGTTTCTATTCTTTCACCTCCAATGCTTACAAAGAATCCGATGAAGGATATAATCATTGGAAAGCATGGTATAATAATTTCAAGAGGTTGGAACACAGGAACACTGCTACCACAGGTGCCAATAGATTATTGCTGGGATGTTGAAACATTTCTTGCCGAAGGATGTTTAAAAGCTGGTTTGGAACCTGATTGCTGGTATGATAATAAAACAAAGATCTTTATATATGAAGGAAGAATATTTTATGAAGAAAAACCCTATGGTGATATAAAAGAACGTGATCTTGCTAGTGAACTAAGTAAAAAATGCAAATACTAA
- a CDS encoding Mut7-C RNAse domain-containing protein translates to MPSNPRFVVDSMLGHVARWLRLLGYDTLYYRKIDDWKLLKIAKNEDRILITRDQGLFNRAKKLHVRTFFVEDPDISVVLAELSARFNIQLEFNKNDTRCPNCNTPLRYTTSIIDVAHRVSKNIVLKYKEFWLCPSCKKVYWQGNHWKTITEVLEKAKIRKVNVLENITIAMKKVNVVNTGNNNEPK, encoded by the coding sequence ATGCCGAGCAATCCAAGATTTGTAGTAGATTCGATGCTTGGTCACGTAGCTCGTTGGCTAAGACTTTTAGGTTATGATACATTATACTATCGAAAAATAGATGATTGGAAGCTTTTGAAGATAGCTAAAAACGAGGATAGAATTTTGATAACTAGAGATCAAGGTCTTTTCAATAGAGCTAAAAAGTTACATGTAAGAACATTTTTTGTTGAAGATCCCGACATAAGTGTGGTTTTGGCAGAGCTTTCTGCAAGATTTAACATTCAATTAGAATTCAATAAAAACGATACTAGATGTCCAAACTGTAATACACCACTTCGCTATACAACCTCCATAATTGATGTTGCGCATAGAGTCTCTAAAAATATTGTGTTAAAATATAAGGAATTTTGGCTTTGTCCCTCTTGTAAGAAGGTTTATTGGCAAGGAAATCATTGGAAAACAATTACTGAAGTACTGGAAAAAGCTAAGATTAGAAAAGTTAATGTACTGGAAAACATAACTATTGCTATGAAAAAAGTTAATGTAGTTAATACGGGTAATAATAATGAGCCAAAGTGA
- the rnhB gene encoding ribonuclease HII, with product MKTKIIAGIDEAGRGPLVGDMFIALVAIEEKFLPILNSLGVNDSKKLAKQKREKLFPIILSLSSLVITSRIQPSQIDEYNINSLEMSTILNIVKKACRIIDIEEIYIDAFTNPKRIEEKISSLNIRAKVIVEFKADSKYAVVEAASIVAKVLRDEHIKQLSKVYGDVGSGYPSDRKTIDWLKKYYVTHGEIPPIVRRSWSTIDKVLHKKN from the coding sequence ATGAAGACAAAAATTATAGCTGGAATTGATGAGGCTGGAAGAGGTCCACTCGTAGGTGACATGTTTATAGCCTTGGTTGCAATAGAAGAAAAGTTTCTGCCTATACTAAATAGCCTCGGTGTAAACGATAGTAAAAAACTAGCAAAACAAAAAAGAGAAAAGCTATTTCCCATAATACTTTCTCTATCATCACTTGTAATTACTAGTAGGATACAGCCTAGTCAAATAGATGAATACAATATTAATAGCTTAGAAATGAGCACAATTCTAAATATTGTTAAAAAAGCATGTAGAATCATTGATATAGAGGAAATTTACATTGATGCCTTCACCAATCCTAAGAGAATTGAGGAAAAGATAAGTTCATTGAATATTAGAGCAAAAGTCATTGTAGAATTCAAGGCAGATTCTAAATATGCTGTTGTAGAGGCTGCAAGTATAGTTGCAAAAGTTTTGCGTGATGAACATATAAAACAGTTAAGCAAAGTCTATGGAGATGTGGGAAGTGGTTATCCAAGTGATAGAAAAACGATTGACTGGTTAAAAAAGTATTATGTAACACATGGAGAGATACCACCAATAGTTAGAAGGTCTTGGAGTACCATAGACAAAGTATTGCATAAAAAAAATTAA
- a CDS encoding DUF354 domain-containing protein produces MITIWMDVLTPKQAKLFGYMSLVLRERGFKVFITARNYDYTVSVLKSIGLEYNVIGIYAESLKDKIAEEAKRTLALLEVLPEFDFLMAFPNPVASRIAFGLGKPYIAFTDSPHSKAPSKLSLPLARAVIFSSCIPKEEIERYIVREETIIVQFNGVDELEWIRKFSPDPSYIDRWNLKPYEYIVIRPPEIKASYYNTQKEDVIEVFEKIIKSAISKGYKVVYLPRYHNDYLQHKFKEYREFIIPSNMVDVDASKLSYYARLVVTGGGTMARESALLGTPGICLFPTKLYVNECVSNWGFPLYHISDLQKALNIFNQLLNISTEQLELYKMHAKEKIKMFEIPSEVSLKILEMFSKEAK; encoded by the coding sequence TTGATAACGATATGGATGGATGTTCTAACGCCAAAGCAAGCAAAGTTGTTTGGCTATATGTCACTTGTTCTAAGGGAAAGAGGGTTCAAGGTTTTTATTACAGCTAGAAATTATGATTACACAGTCTCTGTTTTAAAGAGCATCGGTTTAGAGTATAATGTTATTGGTATATATGCTGAAAGTCTCAAAGATAAGATTGCTGAAGAAGCAAAGAGAACTCTGGCCTTACTTGAAGTTTTACCTGAGTTTGATTTTCTAATGGCATTTCCCAATCCTGTAGCATCTAGGATAGCTTTTGGATTGGGAAAACCCTACATAGCTTTTACTGATAGTCCACATAGCAAGGCTCCATCAAAACTTTCGCTGCCTTTGGCTAGGGCGGTGATATTTTCTTCCTGTATTCCAAAAGAGGAAATAGAAAGATACATAGTTAGAGAAGAAACAATTATTGTTCAATTCAATGGTGTAGATGAGCTAGAGTGGATTAGGAAATTTTCTCCAGATCCAAGCTATATAGACAGATGGAACTTGAAACCTTATGAATACATAGTGATTAGGCCTCCAGAGATAAAAGCATCGTATTATAATACACAAAAAGAAGATGTTATTGAAGTATTTGAGAAGATTATTAAATCTGCCATTAGTAAAGGATACAAAGTAGTTTACTTACCTAGGTATCATAATGACTATTTGCAGCATAAATTTAAAGAATATAGAGAATTTATCATACCAAGCAATATGGTAGATGTGGATGCTTCAAAACTTAGTTACTATGCCAGGTTAGTAGTCACAGGTGGAGGAACAATGGCAAGAGAATCAGCATTGCTTGGAACTCCAGGCATATGTTTATTTCCAACAAAGCTATATGTGAATGAATGCGTATCGAACTGGGGCTTTCCACTTTATCATATATCAGATTTGCAGAAAGCTCTTAATATATTTAATCAACTGCTAAATATTTCAACGGAGCAGCTAGAACTATACAAAATGCATGCTAAGGAAAAAATAAAAATGTTTGAAATACCGTCAGAAGTTTCCTTGAAAATATTAGAAATGTTTAGTAAAGAGGCAAAATAG
- a CDS encoding phosphoglucosamine mutase, producing the protein MTKTIERKLFGTDGVRWIVDKEDISFPLRLSMAIGSYFPPGSRALVGKDARIGNNLIYHLVIAGLVSTGTKVYDAGFTPTPALQYCVKECGFDYGVVVTASHNPPEWVGIKVVLSDGIEAPPEIDMEIESILFESKFRKASWHDLRSVERFDVAIDYYITGIKKHFDAEKFRKKEMKVVVDCANSVSVFTTPRLLKELGLKVLTINADVGLPYRFYEPTPETLSDLMKIVKAVNADFGVAHDGDGDRAIFIDNEGRFVDGTISAIIMSNYVAKKHANLPKRIVTAISTSHILTDKYFIKNGIDVVWTRVGFLNIARKIVELGGAISGFEDNGGFAYVPFQLVRDGTAAAALMANILIENGEKLSNIVDAIQKPFILRTKIPISNREEGLAIVESLKDYYKSYKIIDIDGIKVIMNNASFLVRPSGTEPLLRIAVESWDEETSKDILSELLSKIEEVKKRLEK; encoded by the coding sequence ATGACAAAAACAATTGAAAGAAAGCTGTTTGGAACTGATGGTGTTAGATGGATTGTAGATAAGGAGGATATATCGTTTCCACTAAGACTATCAATGGCTATTGGTAGTTACTTCCCCCCTGGTTCTAGAGCTCTAGTAGGTAAAGATGCAAGAATAGGCAACAACTTAATTTACCATCTTGTTATTGCTGGTCTAGTTTCGACAGGTACTAAAGTTTATGATGCTGGCTTTACACCAACACCAGCTCTGCAATACTGTGTTAAAGAATGTGGTTTTGACTATGGTGTTGTTGTTACTGCAAGTCATAATCCTCCAGAATGGGTTGGTATAAAAGTTGTTTTAAGCGATGGTATAGAGGCTCCACCTGAAATTGACATGGAGATAGAGTCAATATTATTTGAATCTAAATTTAGAAAAGCTTCATGGCACGATCTAAGATCTGTAGAGAGATTTGATGTGGCAATAGATTATTATATAACTGGTATCAAGAAGCATTTCGATGCTGAAAAGTTTAGAAAGAAAGAGATGAAGGTTGTGGTAGATTGCGCTAATAGTGTTTCAGTATTTACAACACCAAGGCTATTAAAAGAACTTGGGTTAAAGGTTTTAACAATTAATGCTGATGTTGGTCTACCTTACAGATTTTATGAACCAACACCAGAAACACTATCGGATTTAATGAAAATTGTTAAAGCCGTTAATGCTGATTTTGGTGTAGCGCATGATGGTGATGGTGATAGAGCCATTTTTATTGATAATGAGGGTAGATTTGTTGATGGAACTATATCAGCAATAATAATGAGTAACTATGTTGCGAAAAAACATGCAAATCTTCCCAAAAGAATTGTTACAGCAATTTCTACAAGCCACATTTTAACTGATAAATACTTCATTAAAAATGGTATAGATGTTGTTTGGACAAGGGTAGGTTTCTTAAATATAGCTAGAAAAATTGTTGAACTTGGTGGAGCAATTTCAGGTTTTGAAGATAATGGAGGATTTGCCTATGTACCATTTCAGTTAGTACGTGATGGAACAGCTGCAGCAGCCTTAATGGCCAACATACTTATCGAAAATGGTGAGAAACTTTCAAATATTGTTGATGCAATTCAAAAACCATTTATATTAAGAACAAAGATTCCAATTTCAAATAGAGAAGAAGGGTTGGCTATCGTAGAGTCTCTAAAGGATTACTACAAATCATATAAAATAATTGATATAGATGGAATAAAGGTTATTATGAATAATGCATCATTTCTTGTAAGACCAAGTGGAACAGAACCTTTGCTAAGAATAGCTGTAGAATCATGGGATGAAGAAACGTCAAAAGATATTCTCTCTGAGCTGCTAAGCAAAATTGAAGAAGTTAAGAAGAGGCTAGAAAAATGA
- a CDS encoding Trm112 family protein, translated as MKYRLLNYLACPYCKDKGFPLKLVVIEIAKYESRKIPQNVQIPLCDLYCSYKNGFVKELTEKGIEIPCNECIKIEVKTGVLYCNNCSRWYPIIDEIPRLLPDSYRKKSEDLEFLSMYKDKVPEEIKMNGKPYNLLSK; from the coding sequence ATGAAGTATAGACTCCTCAACTACTTGGCATGCCCTTATTGCAAAGATAAAGGTTTTCCACTAAAATTAGTTGTGATAGAAATAGCAAAGTATGAAAGTAGAAAAATACCTCAAAATGTTCAAATACCTCTTTGCGATCTGTACTGCTCATATAAGAATGGATTTGTAAAGGAGTTAACTGAAAAGGGCATTGAAATACCATGTAATGAATGTATAAAGATTGAGGTGAAAACAGGAGTACTTTACTGCAATAATTGTAGTAGATGGTATCCCATAATAGATGAGATTCCTCGTTTACTTCCAGATAGCTATAGGAAGAAGAGTGAAGATTTGGAATTTCTTAGCATGTACAAAGATAAGGTGCCAGAGGAAATTAAAATGAATGGAAAACCATATAACTTATTAAGTAAATAA
- a CDS encoding DUF2153 family protein yields MSSMYDSLTQWIEMQKKVKQWFSNVNDNAKKGDRLELILYTRMAFQHMIRTLRAFDNWLQDPFIISNMPKEELEFVWTTIYNILQQLIDLDIKHTSEFRDYIAKLEKEGKLSPLLLELFGEGIGQRRRGERERVSLSI; encoded by the coding sequence ATGTCATCAATGTATGATAGTCTGACTCAATGGATTGAAATGCAGAAAAAGGTTAAACAGTGGTTTAGTAATGTAAATGATAATGCAAAGAAAGGTGATAGGCTAGAATTGATATTGTATACTAGAATGGCATTTCAGCACATGATTAGAACACTTAGAGCTTTTGATAACTGGCTTCAAGATCCTTTTATTATTAGTAATATGCCTAAAGAAGAACTCGAATTTGTGTGGACTACCATCTACAATATACTACAACAACTAATAGATCTTGATATTAAACACACGTCTGAGTTTAGAGATTATATAGCTAAGTTAGAAAAGGAAGGTAAGCTAAGCCCTTTATTATTAGAACTATTTGGCGAAGGTATTGGTCAGAGAAGAAGAGGGGAACGTGAAAGAGTCTCATTATCAATATAA
- a CDS encoding glycosyltransferase family 39 protein, giving the protein MKRDYNYFTIVLLIIIIATHVYLVAVQALDLENEEMKKFYIGAKGYVSDEVWYVDAARNILRKLFGLQPKQIHCCNATLVYSTKNDAFKASLIASQYGVTVLSTSFNKINAIYVHSNNLSALDLFAKMTNASDVVYGWILGDTEGINTYMNLEHPPMAKYIIALSMILLGDRPFYWRIPSIIMGSLTVIISFLIAKKITGSNELSLIMASAIAVDPLTRNLASIALLDIYVAAFTALAILLAIYGKYKASILVLGFASTFKFTALLAFLPILLLYISNIIREGRKKFVEVFSKSVELLTLALLSFIFFQLLVSIPIIFRLGIDTWLNQSILGAISWHLRIKCVGSECPVASAPWDWFFGLNSFPLYIYSNGVTIYAQGFVPAYLLSFILAILTIAYRKFNSISKRPWILLSGFILAYIILWLAGSRTQYSFYAVQLTPYVYIYLISQLYEYIWRENIVKTFVEWKNVFERIWQIILVILS; this is encoded by the coding sequence TTGAAGAGAGATTATAACTATTTTACAATAGTTCTTTTAATCATCATTATTGCAACTCATGTATATCTAGTTGCTGTACAAGCATTAGATCTTGAAAATGAGGAGATGAAGAAATTTTACATAGGAGCGAAGGGGTATGTATCAGATGAGGTGTGGTATGTTGATGCTGCCAGAAATATTTTAAGAAAATTATTTGGGTTACAGCCAAAACAAATACATTGTTGTAATGCAACATTGGTGTACTCTACAAAGAATGATGCCTTTAAGGCGTCATTAATAGCTTCACAATATGGTGTAACAGTGCTTTCAACATCATTTAATAAAATCAATGCAATTTATGTACATTCAAATAATTTAAGTGCATTAGATTTGTTTGCAAAAATGACTAATGCAAGTGATGTTGTCTATGGCTGGATTCTTGGCGATACTGAGGGAATAAACACATATATGAATTTAGAGCATCCGCCAATGGCTAAATACATAATAGCCTTGTCCATGATTCTGCTTGGTGATAGACCGTTCTATTGGCGTATTCCATCAATTATAATGGGCTCTTTAACAGTAATAATTTCTTTCCTCATAGCTAAGAAAATTACGGGATCAAATGAGCTTAGCTTAATTATGGCTTCTGCAATAGCTGTAGACCCTTTGACGAGAAATCTTGCATCTATTGCTCTATTAGATATATATGTAGCTGCTTTCACCGCCCTAGCTATTCTTTTAGCTATTTATGGAAAATACAAAGCCTCTATACTTGTTCTTGGATTTGCTTCAACGTTTAAATTTACAGCTCTCTTAGCTTTCTTGCCAATATTACTTTTATACATAAGCAACATTATTAGAGAAGGTAGAAAGAAATTTGTTGAGGTATTCTCAAAATCTGTTGAGCTTCTAACACTAGCATTGCTATCATTTATATTCTTTCAGCTGCTAGTATCAATACCAATAATATTTAGACTAGGTATTGATACATGGCTTAATCAAAGCATTTTAGGTGCTATTTCATGGCATCTCAGAATTAAATGTGTTGGAAGTGAATGTCCTGTGGCATCAGCACCTTGGGACTGGTTCTTTGGTTTAAACTCATTTCCCTTATATATATACTCGAATGGTGTAACAATCTATGCTCAAGGTTTTGTTCCTGCTTATTTGCTAAGCTTTATCCTAGCCATACTTACAATAGCCTACAGAAAGTTTAATTCTATAAGCAAAAGGCCTTGGATCTTGTTATCTGGTTTTATTCTTGCCTATATAATACTTTGGCTTGCTGGTTCACGAACTCAGTACAGTTTCTATGCTGTTCAACTAACACCATATGTTTACATTTACCTAATTTCTCAGTTATATGAATATATATGGAGAGAAAACATAGTTAAAACATTTGTTGAGTGGAAAAATGTTTTTGAGAGAATCTGGCAAATAATTTTAGTAATTTTGAGTTGA
- the pdo gene encoding protein disulfide oxidoreductase codes for MPSEYVLPPYIEEMFKFDVTDSDVEVLKETLKDMRAQVRVKFFTSGNKRECFSCSETEKLLNVLVEASPPMGSEKAIVIEKYDLETNGDMFKRHNIDRIPSIMLLDGAITYLGMPAGEEVKAFVETIIRISTGDHGLSESTIKELSNLEGRAVIETIVTPPCPYCPYAVLLSNMFAYASKIYGGGKVRSIVVEAYENPDLADKYAVTTVPTIVVNGRVVFVGLPYETQLLKAVKRLAQLEF; via the coding sequence ATGCCATCAGAATATGTGTTACCGCCATATATAGAAGAGATGTTTAAATTTGATGTAACAGATAGCGATGTAGAGGTGTTGAAGGAAACATTAAAAGACATGAGAGCACAGGTTCGTGTAAAATTCTTTACATCAGGAAATAAAAGAGAATGTTTCTCATGCTCAGAAACAGAAAAGTTGTTAAATGTATTAGTGGAAGCAAGCCCGCCTATGGGATCTGAAAAAGCTATAGTAATTGAAAAATATGATTTAGAAACCAATGGAGATATGTTTAAGAGACATAACATTGATAGAATTCCTTCAATAATGCTTCTCGATGGCGCTATAACATATCTTGGTATGCCCGCAGGTGAAGAAGTTAAGGCATTTGTTGAAACAATAATCAGAATAAGCACAGGTGATCATGGACTTTCAGAATCAACAATTAAAGAACTATCAAATTTGGAAGGCAGAGCAGTTATTGAAACTATTGTCACACCACCATGTCCTTATTGTCCCTATGCAGTACTACTTTCAAACATGTTTGCATATGCCAGCAAAATCTATGGAGGAGGAAAAGTAAGATCAATTGTTGTTGAAGCATACGAAAATCCCGATTTAGCCGACAAATATGCTGTAACAACAGTTCCTACAATTGTTGTAAACGGGAGGGTAGTATTTGTTGGATTGCCATACGAAACCCAGTTGCTTAAGGCAGTAAAAAGATTAGCACAACTAGAATTTTAA
- a CDS encoding GDP-mannose dehydrogenase, whose amino-acid sequence MDKTVVIGLGEVGNAIYKVLSQSGKFEVYGFDIDTAKTVNKLEEIPQSIDFMHIAIPYTSKFVDIVKQYANMFKPRYIIIHSTVAPGTTREVYKQVSIPTAFSPVRGKHPNIVKHLYFWTKWIASIPGNELSVFVLHLILAGFKVREYVGDPETLELAKLWETTYRAIMIASWQEIHRIATRFNADMETIMEFIAEVHEVLHDRPLYYPDYIGGHCLIPNTRILHKAFPSKLLEFVLESNEKRIEELKVEKIRNDIEKMKLIVQRYINRDYYT is encoded by the coding sequence GTGGATAAAACAGTAGTTATTGGTCTTGGCGAAGTTGGAAATGCTATTTATAAAGTGCTTAGTCAAAGCGGTAAGTTTGAGGTTTATGGATTTGACATTGACACTGCTAAAACTGTTAATAAGCTAGAGGAAATACCGCAAAGCATTGATTTCATGCACATAGCTATACCATATACATCAAAATTTGTTGACATAGTTAAGCAGTATGCTAATATGTTTAAACCAAGATACATAATAATTCACTCTACTGTTGCTCCAGGAACAACGAGAGAAGTTTATAAGCAAGTATCTATTCCAACAGCATTCTCACCAGTTAGAGGTAAGCATCCAAATATTGTTAAGCATCTATATTTTTGGACTAAATGGATTGCAAGTATTCCAGGTAATGAGCTTTCAGTATTTGTTTTACATCTCATTTTAGCAGGTTTCAAAGTAAGGGAGTATGTAGGAGATCCAGAAACATTAGAGTTGGCAAAGTTGTGGGAAACTACATATAGAGCTATAATGATAGCTTCTTGGCAGGAGATACATAGAATTGCAACGAGATTTAATGCTGATATGGAGACTATTATGGAGTTTATTGCTGAGGTTCATGAAGTTTTGCATGACAGACCTCTATACTACCCAGACTACATAGGGGGGCATTGCCTCATACCAAACACAAGAATATTACATAAGGCATTCCCATCTAAACTATTAGAGTTTGTGTTAGAATCAAATGAAAAGAGAATAGAAGAATTAAAAGTTGAGAAAATACGCAATGACATTGAGAAAATGAAGCTAATAGTTCAGAGATACATAAATAGAGACTATTACACATAG
- the speD gene encoding adenosylmethionine decarboxylase produces MDQSSNTNVMDRIIGKHVYGNLYEVDIEIAKDEEKLKQMVIEASKLANMTLYEVKSWSFGGKKGGVSVIALVLESHIAVHTWIEYRYATVDVYTCGEKSDPWKAFEYIVANLKPKYYTVNYADRSSFEAIRT; encoded by the coding sequence ATGGATCAAAGTAGTAATACAAATGTTATGGATAGAATCATAGGCAAACATGTGTATGGAAATCTATATGAAGTCGATATAGAAATTGCTAAAGACGAAGAAAAACTAAAGCAAATGGTTATAGAAGCATCTAAATTGGCTAATATGACGTTATATGAAGTTAAAAGTTGGAGTTTTGGTGGAAAAAAAGGTGGGGTATCTGTAATAGCACTTGTTCTTGAAAGCCATATAGCAGTTCACACATGGATTGAATATAGATATGCAACAGTAGATGTTTATACATGTGGAGAGAAGAGTGATCCTTGGAAAGCATTTGAATATATAGTTGCGAATTTAAAGCCTAAATACTATACAGTTAACTATGCAGATAGAAGTAGCTTTGAAGCTATAAGAACATAG
- the cas4 gene encoding CRISPR-associated protein Cas4: MSKTLSFDIINLIYNWRVEESRKRLEEKLENEIYVTDLIYCPLKYHYQKKYKEIVIANAFDPVTIFGELIHLGVGKLLSNLLGSNNVELEKEYEKEIVVDGTTYIVKGRVDAIIGDWLIEIKSSKSDLNIPHQHHILQTRLYLWLTGLKKAILLYITQNRVAEYVVEEPVSDGEVSDLIRSIIAKSPAPRYSWECSYCPFSTLCPSKKTS, translated from the coding sequence ATGTCTAAAACTTTGAGTTTTGATATCATCAACTTGATTTATAATTGGCGTGTAGAGGAATCGAGAAAAAGATTAGAAGAAAAACTTGAGAATGAAATTTATGTTACAGATTTAATCTATTGTCCACTAAAGTATCATTATCAAAAGAAGTACAAGGAAATAGTAATTGCTAATGCATTTGATCCTGTTACAATCTTTGGTGAATTGATTCATCTAGGTGTTGGAAAATTGTTAAGCAATCTTCTAGGTAGTAACAATGTTGAGTTAGAGAAAGAGTATGAAAAGGAGATAGTTGTTGATGGAACTACATATATTGTAAAGGGACGTGTAGATGCAATAATTGGCGACTGGTTAATAGAAATTAAATCGAGTAAATCAGATTTAAATATTCCACACCAACATCACATTCTACAAACAAGGCTTTATCTATGGTTAACTGGATTGAAAAAAGCTATTCTACTTTATATAACACAAAATAGAGTAGCTGAATACGTAGTTGAGGAACCGGTTTCTGATGGTGAAGTATCAGATCTAATTAGAAGCATTATAGCTAAGAGCCCTGCTCCTCGATATAGTTGGGAGTGCTCATATTGTCCATTTTCAACGCTATGCCCAAGCAAGAAAACATCCTAG